The following proteins come from a genomic window of Dehalococcoidales bacterium:
- a CDS encoding response regulator, producing the protein MNKIKILLADSTAFTRTLLTNALETIGFEVVAIAKNGKEALGKYASFNPDIALIDLKLDGIDGINVVRAITKNCPSAVVVLLMPENIDDPDIIVEAVRAGAIAYIRKPASGEEIKRRLLKILERSEVK; encoded by the coding sequence ATGAACAAGATTAAGATACTGCTCGCTGACAGCACCGCTTTTACGCGCACCCTCCTCACCAATGCGCTGGAAACAATCGGATTTGAGGTCGTTGCCATCGCCAAAAACGGCAAAGAAGCCCTGGGAAAGTATGCCAGCTTCAATCCAGATATTGCCTTGATAGACCTGAAACTGGACGGGATTGATGGTATCAACGTGGTCCGCGCCATAACAAAAAATTGCCCTTCAGCGGTGGTGGTCTTGTTAATGCCGGAGAACATAGATGACCCGGATATAATCGTTGAAGCTGTCAGGGCAGGGGCCATAGCCTATATCAGGAAGCCTGCATCAGGTGAAGAAATCAAAAGACGCCTGCTCAAAATACTGGAAAGGAGCGAGGTAAAATGA
- a CDS encoding PAS domain S-box protein: protein MGEIFKAFNDIFSVNEKLADKSVRTGRVITARGKLTERRKAEHTLVNSEAKYRRLFEAAQDGILILNADTGQITDVNPYITDMLGYSAEELVGKELWQIGPFKDIEASQGAFHKLQSQGYVRYENLPLQNKNGNRMAVEFVSNVYMVNRQRVIQCNIRDITEREQIEKALKTSEMRYRRLFEAARDGILVLDADTGAIIDVNPFMIELLGFSHKQFLGMTIWELGLLKDIIANQDAFLEMKRKGFVHYEGLPLETPSGLKLEVEFVSHIYEVDHLKVIQCDIRDITQRKRAEEEQERLSRLLQAQVSELETFSYGIAHDLRSPLVSIEGFSRLLLEDIQNMGIENVQEDIRQLESGVKRMHGFLNGTLEYSHSGHLIERVDDVSFDKIAREVITELNDSIAESGATVTLAKSFPRICVDRSRIKQVLTNLIQNSIRYRDKAVPLKIEVGHYLSEKEIVYFVRDNGTGIDASEAEKVFTLFYRGTADGEGSGIGLSIVRKIIEAHGGKIWVQPSQSEKGTTMCFTLPKPTVMDKDDSHEQD from the coding sequence CTGTCCGTACGGGCAGGGTTATTACCGCCAGGGGTAAGTTGACCGAACGCCGAAAGGCGGAGCATACCCTGGTAAATTCCGAGGCTAAATACAGACGACTTTTTGAAGCGGCCCAGGACGGGATATTGATTCTCAATGCGGACACCGGGCAAATCACCGATGTTAATCCGTATATCACGGATATGTTGGGGTATTCCGCTGAGGAGCTTGTGGGCAAGGAACTATGGCAAATCGGCCCTTTCAAAGATATCGAGGCCAGCCAGGGGGCTTTTCACAAGCTGCAGAGCCAGGGATATGTCCGTTACGAGAACCTGCCGCTGCAAAACAAAAACGGAAACCGAATGGCGGTGGAGTTTGTCTCCAACGTCTACATGGTTAACCGCCAGAGAGTGATTCAGTGCAATATCAGGGACATTACCGAGCGCGAGCAGATAGAAAAAGCCCTGAAAACCTCGGAAATGCGGTATCGCCGGCTCTTCGAGGCGGCCAGGGACGGTATTCTGGTACTGGATGCTGATACCGGAGCTATCATTGACGTGAATCCGTTTATGATTGAGCTTTTGGGCTTCTCACATAAACAATTCCTTGGCATGACAATCTGGGAACTGGGATTATTGAAGGATATCATCGCCAACCAGGACGCCTTTTTGGAAATGAAGCGGAAGGGATTTGTCCACTATGAAGGGCTGCCACTGGAAACCCCCTCCGGGCTGAAGCTGGAAGTAGAGTTTGTCAGTCATATTTATGAGGTGGACCATCTAAAAGTAATCCAGTGTGATATCCGTGACATCACCCAGCGCAAGCGGGCGGAGGAAGAGCAGGAAAGACTTAGCCGGCTGCTCCAGGCACAGGTCAGTGAGCTGGAGACGTTCAGCTACGGCATCGCTCACGACCTGAGAAGCCCGCTGGTAAGCATCGAAGGGTTCAGCCGCCTGCTCCTGGAAGACATACAAAACATGGGGATAGAAAACGTTCAGGAGGATATCCGGCAGCTTGAGTCCGGCGTAAAGAGAATGCATGGTTTCTTGAATGGTACGCTGGAATATTCCCATTCCGGACATCTCATAGAGCGGGTTGATGATGTTTCTTTTGATAAAATAGCCAGAGAAGTGATTACAGAGTTAAACGATTCTATAGCGGAAAGCGGGGCTACGGTTACCCTCGCCAAGTCATTCCCCAGAATTTGCGTGGACAGGTCCAGGATAAAGCAGGTGCTGACCAACCTTATCCAGAACAGCATCAGGTACCGCGATAAAGCCGTCCCCCTGAAGATTGAGGTAGGTCATTACCTTTCGGAAAAGGAAATCGTCTACTTCGTGCGCGATAACGGGACCGGGATTGACGCGAGCGAGGCGGAAAAGGTCTTTACTCTGTTCTACCGCGGGACGGCTGATGGGGAAGGGAGCGGCATCGGCTTGTCTATTGTGAGGAAAATTATTGAAGCGCATGGGGGAAAGATTTGGGTGCAGCCAAGTCAATCGGAGAAAGGCACCACCATGTGCTTTACGTTACCCAAACCAACCGTCATGGACAAGGATGATAGCCATGAACAAGATTAA